The following are encoded in a window of Saccharothrix longispora genomic DNA:
- a CDS encoding UDP-N-acetylmuramoyl-tripeptide--D-alanyl-D-alanine ligase, translating to MIPLTLAEIAEVVGGTVHHATGDEVVTGGVEFDTRKLTPGGLFLALPGERVDGHDFAARAIGAGAVGVLAGRPVDVPSVLVPPPVGTDDGKTGNAYVLSGDADGAGAAVLAALAKLARHVVDRLPDLTVVGVTGSSGKTSTKDLIAGVLAPLGETIAPPGSFNNELGHPWTALRATASTRFLVLELSARGKGHIAELCRIAPPTVGAVLNVGSAHVGEFGSKQGIAEAKGELVEALPADGVAVLNADDPLVAGMAPRTRARVVLVGERSDAQVRAVDVELDAQARAGFTLVSPRGEARVRLAVHGPHQVGNALTAAAIALELGATPQQVADALGTAERVSAHRMAVSERPDGVTVVNDAYNANPESVKAALKSLATISRSTTPARRSWAVLGPMAELGADHVRAHDEIGRLAVRLDINKLVVVGEDARAMRQGAHLEGSWGEEAVLVPDVAAAVQLLSDEVRPGDVVLVKASNSYGLWRVAEALLEAGSK from the coding sequence GTGATCCCGTTGACCCTGGCCGAGATCGCCGAGGTCGTCGGCGGCACGGTCCACCACGCCACCGGCGACGAGGTCGTCACCGGCGGCGTCGAGTTCGACACCCGGAAGCTCACGCCCGGCGGCCTGTTCCTGGCGCTGCCCGGCGAACGGGTCGACGGCCACGACTTCGCCGCGCGCGCGATCGGCGCCGGCGCGGTGGGCGTGCTCGCCGGGCGCCCGGTCGACGTGCCGTCCGTCCTGGTCCCACCGCCCGTCGGGACCGACGACGGGAAGACCGGGAACGCGTACGTGCTGTCCGGGGACGCCGACGGCGCGGGCGCGGCGGTGCTGGCCGCGCTGGCCAAGCTGGCCCGGCACGTCGTGGACCGGCTGCCGGACCTCACCGTGGTCGGCGTGACCGGCTCGTCCGGCAAGACCTCCACCAAGGACCTCATCGCGGGGGTCCTCGCGCCGCTGGGCGAGACCATCGCGCCGCCCGGGTCGTTCAACAACGAGCTGGGCCACCCGTGGACCGCGCTGCGCGCCACCGCGAGCACCCGGTTCCTGGTGCTGGAGCTGTCCGCCCGCGGCAAGGGCCACATCGCCGAGCTGTGCCGGATCGCGCCGCCGACGGTGGGCGCGGTGCTCAACGTCGGCAGCGCGCACGTCGGCGAGTTCGGCTCCAAGCAGGGCATCGCGGAGGCCAAGGGCGAGCTGGTGGAGGCGCTGCCCGCCGACGGCGTGGCCGTGCTGAACGCCGACGACCCGCTGGTCGCGGGCATGGCCCCGCGCACGCGGGCGCGCGTCGTGCTGGTCGGGGAGCGGTCCGACGCGCAGGTGAGGGCCGTCGACGTCGAGCTGGACGCGCAGGCCCGCGCCGGGTTCACGCTGGTGTCGCCGCGGGGCGAGGCGCGCGTGCGCCTGGCCGTGCACGGCCCGCACCAGGTCGGCAACGCGCTCACCGCCGCCGCCATCGCGCTGGAGCTGGGCGCGACGCCGCAGCAGGTCGCGGACGCCCTCGGCACGGCGGAGCGGGTGTCGGCGCACCGCATGGCGGTCTCCGAGCGCCCCGACGGCGTGACCGTCGTCAACGACGCGTACAACGCCAACCCCGAGTCGGTGAAGGCGGCGCTGAAGTCGCTGGCCACCATCTCGCGGTCCACCACCCCGGCCCGCCGCAGCTGGGCGGTGCTCGGCCCGATGGCGGAGCTCGGTGCGGACCACGTCCGCGCGCACGACGAGATCGGCAGGCTCGCGGTCCGGCTGGACATCAACAAGCTGGTCGTCGTCGGGGAGGACGCCCGCGCGATGCGCCAGGGAGCGCACCTGGAAGGATCATGGGGCGAAGAAGCGGTTCTGGTGCCGGACGTCGCCGCGGCGGTCCAGCTGCTGAGCGACGAGGTGCGACCGGGTGACGTCGTGCTGGTGAAGGCATCCAACTCATACGGCCTGTGGCGGGTTGCCGAGGCTCTCCTGGAGGCGGGCAGCAAGTGA
- a CDS encoding UDP-N-acetylmuramoyl-L-alanyl-D-glutamate--2,6-diaminopimelate ligase translates to MPAKLEGKVATAPPRPSRTQPVPVSELATTVDAHLTAPDRAHVLVSGVTLRAQHVRPGDLFAALPGTRVHGADFAARAVEAGAVAVLTDAEGAAKVAGVPVLVHPEPRAVLGALAARVYGTPSSKVAVWGVTGTSGKTTTTYMIESALKAAGRATGLIGTVETRIAGERLGSALTTPEAPDLQALLAVMHERGTTDVAMEVSSHALRLGRVGGVGFAVGAFTNLSQDHLDFHPDMEDYFRTKAELFDGRARVEVVCVDGEWGPRLVKPGTVTVATTGDADWTATGVAVTATGEQSFTAHGPGGVSFDVELRLPGEFNVANALLAIGCLHARGVDHEAIRAGLRDVEVPGRMQRVDEGQDFTAVVDYSHKPAAVALALDAVRARATGRIITVLGCGGDRDTAKRPLMGEEAARRSDVLVVTDDNPRGEDPAEIRAAMLRGALGVPDAERGEVVEIGDRRLAIAHAVGEARAGDVVVVAGKGHETGQEVAGVVHPFSDVDTLADAIRGAAR, encoded by the coding sequence GTGCCTGCCAAGCTAGAGGGCAAGGTCGCGACCGCCCCGCCTCGCCCTTCCCGCACCCAGCCCGTTCCCGTGTCGGAGCTCGCCACGACCGTCGACGCGCACCTGACCGCTCCCGACCGGGCCCACGTGCTGGTGAGCGGGGTGACCTTGCGCGCCCAGCACGTGCGGCCCGGCGACCTGTTCGCCGCCCTGCCGGGCACCCGCGTCCACGGAGCCGACTTCGCCGCCCGAGCGGTCGAGGCCGGCGCGGTGGCCGTGCTGACCGACGCCGAGGGCGCCGCGAAGGTCGCCGGCGTGCCCGTGCTGGTGCACCCCGAGCCGCGTGCCGTGCTCGGCGCGCTCGCCGCCCGCGTCTACGGCACCCCCTCGTCGAAGGTGGCCGTGTGGGGCGTGACCGGCACGTCCGGCAAGACCACCACCACCTACATGATCGAGTCCGCGCTGAAGGCCGCCGGCCGGGCCACCGGCCTGATCGGCACGGTCGAGACGCGCATCGCGGGCGAACGGCTCGGCAGCGCGCTCACCACGCCCGAGGCCCCCGACCTCCAGGCGCTGCTGGCCGTGATGCACGAGCGCGGCACCACGGACGTGGCGATGGAGGTCTCCAGCCACGCCCTGCGCCTGGGCCGGGTCGGCGGCGTCGGGTTCGCGGTCGGCGCGTTCACCAACCTGTCGCAGGACCACCTGGACTTCCACCCCGACATGGAGGACTACTTCCGGACCAAGGCCGAGCTGTTCGACGGCCGGGCCCGGGTGGAGGTCGTCTGCGTCGACGGCGAGTGGGGTCCGCGGCTGGTGAAGCCGGGCACGGTCACCGTGGCGACCACCGGCGACGCCGACTGGACGGCCACCGGCGTCGCCGTCACCGCCACCGGCGAGCAGAGCTTCACCGCGCACGGCCCCGGCGGGGTCTCGTTCGACGTGGAGCTGCGCCTGCCCGGCGAGTTCAACGTGGCCAACGCCCTGCTCGCGATCGGCTGCCTGCACGCGCGGGGCGTCGACCACGAGGCGATCCGGGCGGGCCTGCGCGACGTCGAGGTGCCCGGCCGCATGCAGCGCGTCGACGAGGGGCAGGACTTCACCGCCGTCGTCGACTACTCGCACAAGCCCGCCGCCGTCGCCCTCGCCCTGGACGCGGTGCGGGCGCGCGCGACGGGCCGGATCATCACCGTCCTGGGCTGCGGCGGGGACCGCGACACGGCCAAGCGCCCGCTCATGGGCGAGGAGGCGGCGCGGCGCAGCGACGTGCTCGTCGTGACCGACGACAACCCGCGCGGCGAGGACCCGGCGGAGATCCGGGCCGCGATGCTGCGCGGCGCGCTGGGCGTGCCCGACGCCGAGCGCGGCGAGGTCGTGGAGATCGGCGACCGCCGCCTGGCCATCGCGCACGCCGTGGGCGAGGCCCGTGCCGGTGACGTCGTCGTCGTGGCCGGCAAGGGCCACGAGACCGGCCAGGAGGTCGCGGGTGTCGTGCACCCGTTCTCCGACGTCGACACCCTGGCCGACGCCATCCGAGGAGCAGCCCGGTGA
- a CDS encoding peptidoglycan D,D-transpeptidase FtsI family protein: MPGPSRGRPARRPLSVRPSAPKRRRGGNSRVRLAVGRLLLVGALLAAGVKLVQVQGFQAEALSAQAEQQRATPIDIPAARGSILDRNGNQLAFSVEARALYAVPRLMRQEWAKALERDPDIGSFEARIADIAAFVEQTLGKEVAGQKTDRDTVLAKLSQDTTYVELADNVDPGKAAIITDKYFNIGSEYRAVRVYPNGELASNIIGAANWRKDKEPPATHGLLGLEISEDNLLAGSNGRRVVDTMQGNDDVVIPGPGRSRELAAATPGKSLELTLDVDTQYALQRMVTEYTRETAARSGSAVVLDARTGEILAMANDKTFDPNRFGKADEEHLRNAAVSTVFEPGSVHKIVTAAAAVEDGIHQPDSVLGVDDSIRVSDRVIRDSAPHPRQDMTFTGVFAKSSNVGTLMAAQEIGEDRYAEMLTRFGLGKRTQSGLPGEEAGYVPPRNQWSGSTFGNLPIGQGLSTNLLQMTGMYQAIANDGVRVPPRIIRAEVSADGARQVKQPPEGVRVVSPETAKTVRDMFRAVVQRSTSDPDQTGTGPSAALPGYQVSGKTGTAQQVDPKCGCYSHSQHWITFAGIFPADNPRFVVGIMLDNPTVGEQSAAPLFHDVASYLSQRYQVPMSAEQSPVVPLILTP, translated from the coding sequence ATGCCGGGGCCCAGCCGGGGCAGGCCTGCCCGACGCCCGTTGTCCGTCCGCCCGTCCGCGCCCAAGCGGCGGCGCGGCGGCAACAGCCGGGTCCGCCTCGCGGTGGGGCGGTTGCTGCTGGTGGGTGCGCTGCTGGCCGCCGGCGTGAAGCTGGTGCAGGTGCAGGGCTTCCAGGCCGAGGCGCTCTCCGCCCAGGCCGAGCAGCAGCGCGCCACGCCCATCGACATCCCCGCCGCGCGCGGCTCCATCCTCGACCGCAACGGCAACCAGCTCGCGTTCAGCGTGGAGGCGCGCGCCCTGTACGCCGTGCCGCGGCTGATGCGCCAGGAGTGGGCCAAGGCGCTGGAGCGCGATCCGGACATCGGCAGCTTCGAGGCCCGCATCGCCGACATCGCCGCGTTCGTCGAGCAGACGCTGGGCAAGGAGGTCGCCGGCCAGAAGACCGACCGGGACACCGTGCTGGCCAAGCTCTCGCAGGACACCACCTACGTCGAGCTGGCCGACAACGTCGACCCCGGCAAGGCCGCGATCATCACCGACAAGTACTTCAACATCGGCTCGGAGTACCGGGCGGTGCGGGTCTACCCGAACGGCGAGCTGGCGTCGAACATCATCGGCGCGGCGAACTGGCGCAAGGACAAGGAACCGCCCGCGACGCACGGCCTGCTGGGCCTGGAGATCTCCGAGGACAACCTGCTGGCCGGCAGCAACGGGCGGCGCGTCGTCGACACCATGCAGGGCAACGACGACGTGGTCATCCCGGGGCCGGGCCGCTCCCGCGAACTGGCCGCAGCCACACCGGGCAAGAGCCTGGAGCTGACCCTCGACGTCGACACCCAGTACGCGCTCCAGCGGATGGTCACCGAGTACACCCGGGAGACGGCCGCCCGCTCCGGCTCCGCGGTGGTGCTCGACGCCCGCACGGGCGAGATCCTGGCGATGGCCAACGACAAGACGTTCGACCCGAACCGGTTCGGCAAGGCCGACGAGGAGCACCTGCGCAACGCCGCCGTGTCCACGGTGTTCGAACCCGGTTCGGTGCACAAGATCGTGACCGCCGCGGCGGCCGTCGAGGACGGCATCCACCAGCCGGACAGCGTGCTCGGCGTGGACGACAGCATCCGCGTCTCCGACCGCGTCATCAGGGACTCCGCCCCGCACCCGCGCCAGGACATGACGTTCACCGGCGTGTTCGCCAAGTCCTCCAACGTCGGCACGCTCATGGCGGCGCAGGAGATCGGCGAGGACCGGTACGCCGAGATGCTGACCAGGTTCGGTCTCGGCAAGCGCACCCAGTCGGGCCTGCCCGGCGAGGAGGCGGGCTACGTGCCGCCGCGCAACCAGTGGTCCGGCTCGACGTTCGGCAACCTGCCCATCGGCCAGGGCCTGAGCACGAACCTGCTCCAGATGACCGGCATGTACCAGGCCATCGCGAACGACGGCGTGCGCGTCCCGCCGCGCATCATCCGCGCCGAGGTCTCCGCCGACGGGGCGCGGCAGGTGAAGCAGCCCCCTGAGGGCGTGCGGGTGGTGTCGCCGGAGACGGCGAAGACGGTCCGCGACATGTTCCGCGCGGTGGTGCAGAGGTCGACGAGCGACCCGGACCAGACCGGCACCGGCCCGTCCGCGGCACTGCCCGGTTACCAGGTCAGCGGCAAGACGGGCACTGCGCAGCAGGTCGACCCGAAGTGCGGCTGCTACTCGCACAGCCAGCACTGGATCACGTTCGCGGGCATCTTCCCCGCAGACAACCCCCGGTTCGTCGTCGGGATCATGCTCGACAACCCGACGGTCGGCGAGCAGTCCGCCGCGCCGCTGTTCCACGACGTCGCGTCCTACCTGTCGCAGCGCTACCAGGTGCCGATGTCGGCGGAGCAGAGCCCCGTCGTGCCGCTGATCCTCACTCCGTAG
- the rsmH gene encoding 16S rRNA (cytosine(1402)-N(4))-methyltransferase RsmH — translation MVEQARHVPVLLDRVLDLLAPALADRDDAVFVDCTLGLGGHSEAVLRAHPKVRLVGLDRDPQAIALSRERLAPFADRVSFVQTTYDGIAEAVGGAEVHGVLMDLGVSSLQLDAEERGFAYSKDAPLDMRMSAGSGMTAADVLNEYPADELTRVLRDYGEERFARKIAGAVVRERAREPFTTSGRLVRLLYDVVPAATRRTGGHPAKRTFQALRIEVNQELESLRAALPAALSVLAVGGRIVVESYQSLEDRMVKRAFADLAASTTPLDLPVELPGHGPQLKLVTRGAEQANEREIEDNPRAASVRLRAAERIREAT, via the coding sequence GTGGTGGAGCAGGCGCGTCACGTGCCGGTGTTGCTCGATCGCGTCCTCGACCTGCTGGCCCCCGCGCTGGCCGACCGGGACGACGCCGTGTTCGTCGACTGCACGCTCGGCCTGGGCGGGCACTCCGAGGCGGTCCTCCGGGCGCACCCGAAGGTGCGGCTGGTGGGGCTCGACCGCGACCCGCAGGCCATCGCGCTGTCCCGGGAGCGGCTCGCGCCGTTCGCCGACCGCGTGTCCTTCGTGCAGACCACCTACGACGGCATCGCCGAGGCGGTCGGCGGCGCGGAGGTGCACGGCGTGCTCATGGACCTCGGGGTGTCGTCGTTGCAGCTCGACGCCGAGGAGCGCGGGTTCGCCTACTCCAAGGACGCGCCGCTGGACATGCGGATGAGCGCCGGTTCGGGCATGACGGCGGCCGACGTGCTGAACGAGTACCCCGCCGACGAGCTGACCCGCGTGCTGCGCGACTACGGCGAGGAGCGGTTCGCCCGCAAGATCGCGGGCGCGGTCGTGCGGGAGCGGGCGCGCGAGCCGTTCACCACGAGCGGCCGGCTGGTCCGGCTGCTCTACGACGTCGTGCCCGCGGCGACGCGGCGCACCGGCGGGCACCCGGCCAAGCGCACCTTCCAGGCGCTGCGGATCGAGGTCAACCAGGAGCTGGAGTCGCTGCGCGCGGCCCTGCCCGCGGCGCTGTCGGTGCTGGCGGTGGGCGGCCGGATCGTCGTGGAGTCCTACCAGTCGCTGGAGGACCGCATGGTCAAGCGCGCCTTCGCCGACCTGGCCGCCTCGACGACACCGCTGGACCTGCCGGTGGAGCTGCCCGGTCACGGCCCCCAGCTGAAGCTGGTGACGCGCGGCGCCGAGCAGGCGAACGAGCGCGAGATCGAGGACAACCCCAGGGCCGCCTCGGTGAGGTTGCGGGCGGCGGAACGCATCCGGGAGGCGACATGA
- the mraZ gene encoding division/cell wall cluster transcriptional repressor MraZ encodes MFLGTHNPRLDDKGRITLPAKFRDALAGGLMVTKGQDHCLYVFPRAEFEQMARKVAEAPFTNEAVRAYQRYLFAGTDEQRPDGQGRVLIAPELRRYAGLTKECVVIGAITRLEIWDATAWQRYMDEHEQRYAEAREEVFPGLF; translated from the coding sequence GTGTTCCTGGGCACGCACAACCCGAGGTTGGACGACAAGGGCCGCATCACGCTGCCTGCGAAGTTCCGGGACGCGCTAGCGGGGGGTCTCATGGTCACCAAGGGCCAGGACCACTGCCTGTACGTGTTCCCGCGGGCAGAGTTCGAGCAGATGGCGCGCAAGGTCGCGGAGGCCCCGTTCACGAACGAGGCGGTCCGCGCCTACCAGCGCTACCTGTTCGCCGGTACCGACGAGCAGCGGCCGGACGGTCAGGGCCGGGTCCTCATCGCCCCGGAACTGCGCCGGTACGCGGGGTTGACCAAGGAGTGCGTGGTCATCGGCGCGATCACCCGGCTGGAGATCTGGGACGCCACGGCGTGGCAGCGGTACATGGACGAGCACGAGCAGCGGTACGCGGAAGCCCGCGAGGAGGTGTTCCCCGGACTGTTCTGA
- a CDS encoding AAA family ATPase, translated as MTPSTQPAAPEHPYGAGGPAVNHVDNTVPVNGSPRLDEVLGELHAVVGRIAGNVERVIVGKPDVVRVALVTLLAEGHLLVEDVPGVGKTSLAKALARSIDCTVSRIQFTPDLLPSDITGVSIYNRQDNDFEFRPGPVFANIVVGDEINRASPKTQSALLECMEEHQVTVDGQTYPLGAPFMVIATQNPIEMEGTYALPEAQRDRFTARVSIGYPDPQAELAMVDEHAGHDPMSDLRPVSDSAQVLRLIQAVRRVHLSTEIRRYAVELVGATRRLPELRLGASPRSTLQLVRSARAQAALAGRDFVVPDDVHAVAVPVLAHRLVLTAEAQAARRSSADLVRNLLQRVPVPQAAPDPSGQFPHNANPNNHR; from the coding sequence GTGACTCCGAGTACCCAGCCAGCCGCGCCAGAGCACCCGTACGGTGCCGGCGGCCCCGCGGTGAACCACGTCGACAACACGGTGCCGGTGAACGGCTCACCCCGGTTGGACGAGGTGCTGGGCGAGCTGCACGCCGTGGTCGGCCGGATCGCCGGCAACGTCGAGAGGGTCATCGTCGGCAAGCCGGACGTGGTGCGCGTCGCGCTGGTGACCCTGCTCGCCGAGGGGCACCTGCTGGTCGAGGACGTGCCGGGCGTCGGCAAGACGTCGCTGGCCAAGGCGCTGGCCCGGTCGATCGACTGCACGGTCAGCCGCATCCAGTTCACGCCCGACCTGCTGCCCAGCGACATCACCGGCGTGTCGATCTACAACCGGCAGGACAACGACTTCGAGTTCCGGCCCGGCCCGGTGTTCGCGAACATCGTGGTGGGCGACGAGATCAACCGCGCCTCGCCGAAGACCCAGTCGGCGCTGCTGGAGTGCATGGAGGAGCACCAGGTCACCGTCGACGGGCAGACCTACCCGCTCGGCGCGCCGTTCATGGTGATCGCCACGCAGAACCCGATCGAGATGGAGGGCACCTACGCCCTGCCCGAGGCGCAGCGCGACCGCTTCACCGCGCGCGTGTCGATCGGCTACCCCGACCCGCAGGCCGAGCTGGCCATGGTCGACGAGCACGCGGGCCACGACCCCATGTCGGACCTGCGGCCGGTGTCGGACTCCGCGCAGGTGCTCAGGCTGATCCAGGCCGTGCGGCGGGTGCACCTGTCGACCGAGATCCGCCGGTACGCCGTCGAGCTGGTCGGCGCCACCCGGCGGCTGCCGGAGCTGCGGCTGGGCGCGTCCCCGCGCTCCACGCTCCAGCTGGTCCGGTCGGCGCGGGCGCAGGCGGCGCTGGCCGGGCGCGACTTCGTGGTGCCCGACGACGTCCACGCGGTGGCCGTGCCGGTGCTCGCGCACCGGCTGGTGCTGACCGCGGAGGCGCAGGCGGCCCGGCGGTCGTCGGCCGACCTGGTGCGCAACCTGCTCCAGCGGGTGCCGGTGCCGCAGGCCGCGCCGGACCCGTCCGGCCAGTTCCCGCACAACGCCAACCCGAACAACCACCGCTGA
- a CDS encoding DUF58 domain-containing protein, which translates to MRGALSGLTTRGRCLLAAGFAAGLCAIVLNERDLLRVAAFVVALPLLAAWLAQRARIGLHANRVLHPSRVQVGSATDVRVELRSAGRLPTGGLLLEDAVPYALGARPRFVVERLPRNTVTVLRYPLKPVMRGVQQVGPLLARITDPFGLAEFDREMAGRSRLVVVPRVVQLTGLPNGSGMGSGDDGSIRLRAGQGEDDAVVRPYRHGDDLRKVHWKSTARRDELMVRVEERPWRGGTTVLLDHRLVGHRGSGPGSSLEWAVSFAASVSLHLHRYGHQVRLVGDDGRVLVGGPGGSGYSDAVVLDALAALQPSHRREPAVGVDPGAGQEVVAILGGCTPAVVDALVRNRPRGARSLAVVLDVRAWASASEDPAPDPADARELLGGAGWGVVVARPNTPMGQVWQELCHSAGNRGPVVRAEVG; encoded by the coding sequence ATGCGCGGGGCGCTGTCCGGCCTGACCACGCGCGGCCGGTGCCTGCTGGCGGCCGGGTTCGCCGCGGGCCTGTGCGCGATCGTGCTCAACGAGCGCGACCTGCTGCGCGTCGCCGCGTTCGTGGTGGCGCTGCCGCTGCTCGCCGCGTGGCTGGCGCAGCGGGCGCGGATCGGCCTGCACGCGAACCGCGTGCTGCACCCGAGCCGGGTCCAGGTGGGCTCGGCGACCGACGTGCGGGTGGAACTGCGCAGCGCGGGCCGGTTGCCCACCGGTGGGCTGCTGCTGGAGGACGCCGTGCCGTACGCGCTGGGCGCGCGGCCCCGGTTCGTGGTGGAGCGGCTGCCGCGCAACACGGTGACCGTGCTGCGGTACCCGCTCAAGCCGGTGATGCGCGGCGTCCAGCAGGTCGGGCCGCTGCTCGCGCGCATCACCGACCCGTTCGGGCTGGCCGAGTTCGACCGCGAGATGGCGGGCCGCAGCCGGCTCGTCGTCGTGCCGCGGGTGGTGCAGCTGACCGGGCTGCCGAACGGTTCGGGCATGGGCTCCGGCGACGACGGCTCGATCCGGCTGCGCGCCGGGCAGGGCGAGGACGACGCCGTGGTCCGGCCCTACCGGCACGGCGACGACCTGCGCAAGGTGCACTGGAAGTCGACGGCGCGGCGCGACGAGCTGATGGTGCGCGTCGAGGAGCGGCCGTGGCGCGGCGGCACGACCGTGCTGCTGGACCACCGGCTGGTGGGGCACCGGGGCAGCGGCCCCGGGTCGAGCCTGGAGTGGGCGGTGTCGTTCGCCGCGTCCGTCTCGCTGCACCTGCACCGCTACGGCCACCAGGTGCGCCTGGTCGGCGACGACGGCCGGGTGCTGGTGGGCGGTCCGGGCGGCAGCGGGTACAGCGACGCGGTGGTGCTGGACGCGCTGGCCGCGCTCCAGCCCTCGCACCGGCGCGAGCCCGCGGTGGGCGTCGACCCGGGCGCGGGCCAGGAGGTCGTCGCGATCCTCGGCGGCTGCACGCCCGCCGTGGTGGACGCGCTGGTGCGCAACCGCCCGCGCGGCGCGCGCAGCCTCGCGGTGGTGCTGGACGTGCGGGCTTGGGCGTCCGCGTCGGAGGACCCGGCGCCGGACCCGGCCGACGCGCGGGAGCTGCTGGGCGGTGCGGGGTGGGGCGTGGTCGTGGCGCGGCCGAACACGCCGATGGGGCAGGTCTGGCAGGAGCTGTGCCACAGCGCGGGCAACCGCGGCCCGGTGGTGCGCGCGGAGGTGGGTTGA